One Polynucleobacter necessarius genomic window, GTTTTCTGAGTTTTTCAAAAGCCAAACGAAAAACTTTTTTGAGAAGATGCGTGGCAACTGCATTCCATATGCTGTGGCATTCACCACTCGCAATAAGTTCGACTCTCTCAGCATCATGAATGGCCCTATCCAAGATAGCAAAACCGAAGTTTGGACATTTACGCCATCTGCTTTTGGCGGGTTCTTGGTGCAGCAAGATTTTCTACGCAATGAATCTAAAAATCTCACCGAAATTCGCGTACCACTCAAAGAAGTTTTATACGACCCTCGCAAATTGGGAGACAAGTTACCAGTCGAGTTAGTTTGGGAGCTTAATTCGATCATCAAGCAGATTTACCCAGAAGCAAATAACTCACTAGAGAATACCAACAGCATCGTGCGCCTCATTGTTGATTTTGGAGACCGTGAAAAGTGGGCGCAAATTTGGGCGGCGGAGATTATTGACCTTTCCAATAAGGAAGTATTTGCTAGCGCCTTTTGGGTTGAACGCAACGATATACCGGGCGCTTTCTTCACGAGCAACGGCGAATCCCTTGAGCAATCATTTTGGACCAATCCACTAAGTTATCGCCGTATCTCACGCGGTGTCGGCATGGTCCGTGCTGGTGCCCCGAAACGATCCAAGAATAATCCTGCCGTAACTCAACTCGCACCCACAAAACAACGCTATCGCACCCACATGGGCATCGACTATGCCGCTCCCGTGGGAACACCAATCTTTAGTGTAGCCAATGGCAAAGTGGTCCATCTTGGCTATAGTGGCGCATTCGGAAAATTAATCGTTTTAGAGCATCCTGGCGGATATCACACTTACTATGCTCATCTGAGTGGCTACAACTCAGAGCTAGACGTCGGTAATGAGATACGTCGCGGACTAGAAATTGGTTATGTTGGATCTACCGGTAGATCCACAGGTCCACATCTGCATTTTGAACTACGAAAAAATGGTATCTATGTTGATCCATATGCTACTAAGACACAATTAGATCTGTGGTCAATGCGCGATAGTGAAAGCGGGCAACTTACTCGCGAGATATTGCTTTTTGGCAGTCCAATGTCACGTTAAGCCTTCAAGACACCGAATAAAAAAAGGGCTCATGAGCCCTTTTGCTTTTCAAGTTCTACAACGATTAACCAAGAACGAGAACCGGTAATTTCGAGTGCACGATTACTTTATGGGTCTCGCTACCCAGTAGCACCCCTTTGATGCCAGTACGCTTGTGGGATACCATCACAATCATATCCGCCTTTGCCTTTTTAGCACCGTCCAAGATACCTTCTGAAAGATTCGTATTGGCGATATGCAATGAATTGGCTTTTACGCCGGATCCAAGGGCGGTAGCAGCTTTCTTAAAAACATCCTTAGCGTAAGCATCGCATGCTGCCTTATGCTCTTTAGCCGATACGCCGTAGCCCATCGTGCTATCTGAATACACCAATGGAGGTAGGGGATCGGAAACATAGACCAAAGTAACTGCCGCACCATCCGCCTTTGCTAATTCAGCGACTTTCTTCAAAGAATTTTTACTAACATCCGAACCATCGACTGGTACCAATAAATGCTTAAACATATGCCTATCTCCTAAAAAATTAAACTATTGGCCTGTTATTTCCATCATAATCCTTATTATTACGCTATCAAAGCACAAAGGGTAAGTTAATTGCTCAGGTATTTGGAATCTACCTCTCTTTCTTGGTCACTCTCATCGCAGTGGATTTGGTGTAGATTCTTGGAATCGCAAAAAACCTATATCGCCATGAAATGGGGGATTTAATGGCGAGCGACTGAAGTTACTTGCGGGGCTGGCCTTTTATCTTCTTTATGCCTTGGGTGTCTGTATTTTTGTTATTGCCCCAGCACTTTCAAAACAGTCACTTTCGCACGCCTTGTTATATGGGGCTCTGTTCGGCTTGTTTTGCTATATGACCTATGATCTCACTAACCTAGCGGTTATTCGTGACTTTCCTACCAAACTGGCATTCATTGACATTGCTTGGGGCTCTTTAGTTACCGCTTTTTCTGTGGGGCTTGCCTACTGGGTAGGCAATCGACTCTCTTAAAACGTACATGTTCTTTCAACCCAAAATTATTGATTGCTTAAAGTATTATAACCGCGCTTCATTTTTCAATGATGCTGTCGCCGGTATCACGGTCGGAGTAGTTGCTCTGCCGTTAGCGATGGCTTTTGCCATCGCCAGCAGACTAACTCCAGAAGCGGGAATTTTCACGGCCATCATTGGCGGCGGCTTGGTTTCATTGCTAGGGGGTAGCCGCGTACTGATTGGCGGACCTGCTGGAGCATTCATTGTCATTGTGTATGGAATTGTGGAGCGCTATGGCGTGCCAAATCTCTTATTAGCCACAGTAATGTCTGGAATATTTTTGTTGCTCATGGGAGCTTTAAGACTGGGAACATTGGTCAGATTTATTCCAGTTGCGGTCATTATTGGTTTTACTAACGGCATTGCCGTATTAATTGGCTTGTCACAAGTAAAGGATTTCTTTGGCTTATCAATCGATAAAATGCCAGCACAATTTTTTCAAGCAATACAGACGCTTTACCTTGCCGCTAACACTGTAAATCCAGTTGCACTGAGCCTTGCGTGCGGTAGCTTAACGCTCATCCTTCTTTGGAAGATGTTACAAAAGCACCTCGGCTGGCTTGGTCATTTACCCGGAACAGTAGTTGCCATGATCAGCGCTACAGTCGTCACCGCACTATTTAATCTTCCCGTTGATACGATTGGCACACGATTTGGCGGCATTCCTTCAAGCCTCCCCCATTTTGAATGGGTATCTATCACCTGGGGTACCGCACAGTTCATGATCGCGCCTGCCTTGACGTTGGCATTATTGGGCGCTATCGAATCTTTGCTGTGTGCTCGTGTTGCCGATGGCCTCATACATGACCGACACGAATCCAATCAAGAGCTGATGGCACAAGGAATTGCAAATATTGTGACTCCATTTTTTGGAGGCATGCCAACGACTGGCACGATCGCCCGTACCGTGACAAATATTGAAAGCGGCGCCAACAGCCCAGCTGCTGGAGCTGTTCATGCACTCACTTTATTACTGGTCGTTTTATTTGCAGCGCCTCTTGCCAAAGACATTCCACTAGCGAGTTTGGCGGCAATCTTGATGTATGTCGCTTGGAACATGGGTGAATGGAAAAAATTTATCGATCTCAAGCAATTCCGACTGCCTTATCGGCTAACGATTTTGAGTGTCTTTTTGCTCACCGTCATTTTAGATCTAACCGTTGCGATTCAAGTCGGCCTGCTTTGCGCATTCATTACATTTATCTATCGCATCTCCAGCTTATCGCGTTGCGAACCTGCAGACCCCACACTTTTCCCAGCGCTAAACCCACATCAGGGCCGAATCGATGCCTATCGTATTTATGGCGCCATCTTTTTTGGCGCGGTTAGGCTCTTGGAAAAGATTGAAGAAAATCTTCCATCACAAACATTGATACTCGATCTAAAAAATGTGATCTACGTAGATACCTCGGGTATGGAAACCATTGCAGAACTCACTCATCTTTGCAAAGTCCGTAATATCAAGCTGATCATTTGTGGCTTAGACCACCAACCTTACGAAATGACTCAACGAAGTGCTTATCTGGAAACCATTTCCGCAGATTGCCTCTACCCCGATTTAGCCTCAGGGATTGCAGCAGCCACAAATAACTAGAAGAAGTTTAAAAAATACAAAAACCGTCTTTGAGTAAAGCCTCTGGCAATACCCAAGCGCGGTACAAGCCAAATCCACCGGCAATCAAAAGCAGTAAAGCGGCTAAGTAACGCACCAAGAGGTACTGACCAAACTGCGTCAAGGCTGCAGAAAATTTTGATATTAATAATAAGTTTGGCATCGTGCCTAAACCAAATGCCAAC contains:
- a CDS encoding universal stress protein, with the protein product MFKHLLVPVDGSDVSKNSLKKVAELAKADGAAVTLVYVSDPLPPLVYSDSTMGYGVSAKEHKAACDAYAKDVFKKAATALGSGVKANSLHIANTNLSEGILDGAKKAKADMIVMVSHKRTGIKGVLLGSETHKVIVHSKLPVLVLG
- a CDS encoding M23 family metallopeptidase, yielding MKKIVSAYRLLARKLAFILRGSLIGLTLGFSQISETKTPAQKSNENRQKVTVQNTKSVGFKDKSVVTNSKTNSMSMSLNPSLFQKKSPDELMLNIDANLDYRVSQGCLQRSFFEGNLPASIGINNPQFSEFFKSQTKNFFEKMRGNCIPYAVAFTTRNKFDSLSIMNGPIQDSKTEVWTFTPSAFGGFLVQQDFLRNESKNLTEIRVPLKEVLYDPRKLGDKLPVELVWELNSIIKQIYPEANNSLENTNSIVRLIVDFGDREKWAQIWAAEIIDLSNKEVFASAFWVERNDIPGAFFTSNGESLEQSFWTNPLSYRRISRGVGMVRAGAPKRSKNNPAVTQLAPTKQRYRTHMGIDYAAPVGTPIFSVANGKVVHLGYSGAFGKLIVLEHPGGYHTYYAHLSGYNSELDVGNEIRRGLEIGYVGSTGRSTGPHLHFELRKNGIYVDPYATKTQLDLWSMRDSESGQLTREILLFGSPMSR
- a CDS encoding SulP family inorganic anion transporter; amino-acid sequence: MFFQPKIIDCLKYYNRASFFNDAVAGITVGVVALPLAMAFAIASRLTPEAGIFTAIIGGGLVSLLGGSRVLIGGPAGAFIVIVYGIVERYGVPNLLLATVMSGIFLLLMGALRLGTLVRFIPVAVIIGFTNGIAVLIGLSQVKDFFGLSIDKMPAQFFQAIQTLYLAANTVNPVALSLACGSLTLILLWKMLQKHLGWLGHLPGTVVAMISATVVTALFNLPVDTIGTRFGGIPSSLPHFEWVSITWGTAQFMIAPALTLALLGAIESLLCARVADGLIHDRHESNQELMAQGIANIVTPFFGGMPTTGTIARTVTNIESGANSPAAGAVHALTLLLVVLFAAPLAKDIPLASLAAILMYVAWNMGEWKKFIDLKQFRLPYRLTILSVFLLTVILDLTVAIQVGLLCAFITFIYRISSLSRCEPADPTLFPALNPHQGRIDAYRIYGAIFFGAVRLLEKIEENLPSQTLILDLKNVIYVDTSGMETIAELTHLCKVRNIKLIICGLDHQPYEMTQRSAYLETISADCLYPDLASGIAAATNN
- a CDS encoding DUF2177 family protein, coding for MGVCIFVIAPALSKQSLSHALLYGALFGLFCYMTYDLTNLAVIRDFPTKLAFIDIAWGSLVTAFSVGLAYWVGNRLS